The genomic window GCACACATCTGCTGGAAACATCACATCCAGAAGCTGTGGCCCTGAACCAGGAAGGACCCCTCTGACCTTCCCTCACCCAACGTGGATGGGCAGGAGGGGCCAAGCCAGGCAGGCCCGGGAGGACTAGAGGCTCAGCCACTGGCCTGCAGGGGCAGAGCTGGTCCTCACCCACTAGGGTGGACTTTGAGGCAGGCCAGGAGCCCGTGCTGGCCTCCCCAACTTCCCGCCTTGAGCAGGCCTGGGTTCTCTTGCAGATCGAACAGGAGGGCGTTGCAGTGAAGGGCAGCCCCCACTTCAACCCGGATCCTGACGCGGAGACCCTCTACAAAGCCATGAAGGGCATCGGTGAGTGGGTGTCTGTGGCCTTGCCCGGGAGCACTGCGGCTCTCTGGGGCTCTGCCCACTCTGCTCAAGTCCCCTCTGGAGAGGGGATGCCAGGGGTCACCTCATAATCCTCTGAGACCAACTTCCAGCATCCACCCAGAGGATCACATGGGTCCCGCCTTCCCCAGCACTGGTCTACACCCACCCTCCAAAACTGGAGAGGGGGAAGGCAGTTGTGCCTCCCTgagctctgggggtggggagggggaggccacCTCTGTGTGTTCCTGTGTGTCCTTGTGCAAGCCACTTCACCTCACTGAGGCTGAGCTTTCTCACTCTCACTCCTGAAAGTCCCCAAGAACTCTGGAGCCTGCGTGTTGCTGTGAATCTTGGATGGGGTGACGCTGGGAGTTTTGAGGGGCTGAACTGGTCCAGGGGGCATCACACAGGGTCTGCAGCTTTTCCCTGCTCAGCTTCAGCTGGCCACAGGACAGGCTCCTTCCTGTCTCCAGTATCTGCATTCCTGTGAGCAGGAAAGGGCTGGCCTGAAGCCATCCCCCTGCCCAGAAACCCCTCATGCTGTCGCCCCAGGCAGATTTACCCATTAGCTGGCTCTGACTGGTAAATTGGGGCGTTAACGAGAACCGCCATTCCTGGATGAGCCTAGAAAGCATGTTCCTGTCCTCTGTTTCCTGTGAAATCCTTACTGTTATCTCCACCTCCCAAAGGTGAAAACGGAGGCTTGGGGAGGTGAGGCAGGTTGCCCAGTCGGCTAATGGGCCGATACTCAGATCCCGTTTTCTGGACCCTCGGTCCCGACCTTCCCCCACTGCCACCAGCACAAGGGCAGTCAGGGCGGGAGGTCTCACTTTCCAAGCTCGAAAGGCCCCAGGTGACATCCAGAGCAGATCAGATGACCGGAGGGCCCCCAGATTCTACCACCGCGAGGCTGCGCCAGGGCCATACCCCAGCACCGTGTGGGTGGGGGGTGGACAGATGTGGACAGATTTTCTGTCTAGGTGTCTTGTCTACACCATGAAAATCACCAAGTTTTGGAGCTATCCAGGTGGTATGTCCCCACTGCTTGGCTGCCAAGCAACTGCActccctcttccccagccctCATCAGCCCCCTGGGGGCAGTGGGGTGCTGATGTCGTGCACCATTGCAGGGACCAACGAGCAGGCCATCACTGACGTGCTCACGAGGAGAAGCAACGCGCAGCGGCAGCAGATCGCCAAGTCCTTCAAGGCCCAGTTCGGCAAGGTAaaggggggctgggggcgggggcaggtgtGCTGCGGGCAGTCGGGGGGTGCTGCTGCCAGAGACAGCCTGGGAGGCAGCTCCGTTCTGGATGAGGCCCCTGTCTAGACACCAGCCCACTGGAAACATGGGGCATAAGGGACATACTTAGACTAAAAAAGTATTCATTATTTACCTGACATTCAAATTTAACCAAACATCCCATGTTTTATCGGAAAACTTCCTTGTGGCTCCCCACGCTCCTGGCTTGGTGTCCTGCCTTCTGCATCTGGCTCACCCTCCTTACCCACCGTCTCTCGCACTGGGCTCCTTCACAACTACTCCACAGCCCCATCCCCCCAGCTGTGAGCTCTTTTTCCCCACGCTGTGCTCTGCTTGTGCTGTTCCCTAAGCCTGGAATGTCCTTCTCTTCCCCATGTGCCAGAGACGCAGGCCAGCTCCCCTCTGTCTTGTGGTTTGGGACTCTCTCTTTATGTCGGAGCTGCTGTGCCCAGGCCTTCTTCCTGTTGCACCAGAACTCAAAAGGCGGCGGGCACGCAGCCTGGACCCTTTGTCTCCCCTCCCGCTCTCCACCACCTCCAGCACAGAGCGGGCACTGGGTTCTAGGTCACCCAGGAGTAAATGCACGCACAGCCTCGCTTCCTGGAAGCCTCCGTCAGCACACATCAGAGAGTTAACACAGTAAGATGAGTGAGGAAGCCCAAACATTCCATGGGAGAAGTCAGTGtgctttttcttaaataatttctttcttaaataatttctctctcttaatCTTCACAACTGTGCATTATTCTTTGCATGCACCATTAGAGGAAACTGATGTTCTGAGAGGTTGAGTAAGTTGCCCAAGATCCCAGAGCCTGTAAGCCATGAGGTTGGGATGTAAATCTAGGTCCGACAAGGCTCCTGGTCCTTTGGTGCAAGGTGCAGATAGACCAGCTGGGTGTGGCCTCGTGGCTTCTTGTCTACAAGTGCTAAGGGATGGAGACACGTGTGGGATGGACTCCTTAATTCATTCACACATTTCCTGAGTGCCAGGGGCTAAGTGCCGGAGATTTGATGGTGACCAAGGACGAACTCGTATTTCAGGCTTAcgatgtgcccagcactgtgcccagagctgagctgagctgagccaCACACCTCTCTCTGCCAATCCCCTAAGCAGCGGGATAAGGCAGGAGTACCATTAGCTCCATCTTGCAGTTGAGGGTAATGATACTTAGAGAGGCTAAGCTGCTGGACCGAGAAAGCCCAGCCAGCACCAGCGCGTGGAAGAGCCCACTTGGGAATCCAGCCGGAGCACCTGGGGCTGACCCCCATCCTGCTGCCTGCACACACGTGGGCGCAGCGTACAGATCATGACCTTCCTTGTTCCTGCATTAGGATCTCACCGAGACCTTGAAGTCGGAGCTGAGTGGCAAGTTTGAGAGGCTCATCGTCGCCCTCATGTACCTGCCGTACAGATACGAAGCCAAGGAGCTGCACGACGCCATGAAGGTAACTAAGCAGGTGGGGTGGCAAAGGAGCAGAAATGCCCGCAAGGACCGGGTGGAGGAGCGATGCCTGGACTCCTTTCCCAAGAGCACCCGGCCCCGGGAGCTCTGAGCTCCCTGTGAGCCATCATTGGAATGGCACCTGGACCTTGGCTGAGCCCAGTGGCCTTGCAGCCTGTTGCTCACACTGCCACCAGACACAGGACCAACTGGCCTTGATGAAGCCACAATCAGTCTTCTCAGGACATCACTAGCCAGGTGTGCAGACATTAGACACACCCACCTCTGCAGTCTCGGGCCCAGTCCCTTGATTTCCCGTCACTTCCCACCACTCCTGCATTTGCAGATGACTAGGAGGGAATGGGGACCCAGCAACAATAATCATCTCCATTGAGAGGACACTTACTGTGTGAATGCGCCAGGCGTTTTACATCCCTTATCTCTAATCCACCTTCAGGGTGAGGGCGGCTTATCATCCCCGCCTACTGATGAGGACCCGTAGGCTCAGGGAGGTGGAGTGTTGTTCTCGAGCCCACCCAGCTatggagggcagagctgagaaagAGCTTTGCCATCACTCACTTGCCCACAGCATCCACCACCAGAGACAAACGTGGGTGATTTCCTGCAGGAACGTCCTCCAGGAGAGGCCCCATCGGAGTCGGGCAGGGCTGTGACCGCTTCTTCCTGAggctcttctttttgcttcttgaCGAAAGGGGGTGTGGACAGAGCAGGAGGGCGCAGGCAGGGCTCTCCAGTAGGCAGAGGTTTCTATCCGCAGGGCTTAGGAACCAAAGAGGGCGTCATCATCGAAATCCTGGCTTCTCGGACCAAGAACCAGCTGCGGGAGATAATGAAGGCCTACGAGGAGGGTAAGAGAGGGAGGGTGCGGGGCCTGAGTTAAAGCCTCGCTTGGGAACGGGCAcaagctttggcagcctggaagGGGACAAGGGACAAGCAGTGTACTGGACCACGTTGGAAAGGGACTTTTCTGGGATTTTCCACACATGGATtacaagcacctactgtgtgccaagtccTATGCCTGTGAGTGAGATTGGACATAACTCAGGCTCCATCTCCAAGCCCTCTAAGCCCACGGGCTGCTGGGGAGAGGGGCGTGCACCCCCTAACCCCTCTGCCCTCGAATGTGTGGCAACTCTCTGGGCCACGGGCTATGTCAGCAGTGGATGGGGCTGGCTCCTTCCTGGCCTGGCGCAGGCTGACCTAGGGGACCGTGAAGGGCCCTGATGCAAGGGGGCTGTGGACTGCAGGCCAGCTATCGTGGAATCTACGGGATGCAAGACAAGCAGAGGCCAGCCCATCCTCCATGCACGCTGCCTGGTGGGGAGTCTGCCTGAAGGTTCTGCTTTGTGAAACCACAAGATGAAACGGAGCTCGGTCGGCAGCCTCTGGCCGGGCTCTCTGACCTGGCCCATTTTTGTGCTTCAAGCTGGGTTGGCAGACTATGTCACTTCCTAGTTCTGAACGACCACCAGATGATGGAGCCTCTGCCACTCAGACACCTGGGCAGTGTGTCCACTCCCTGCACCAAGGACTTGTCCTTCCCTTAATCTGGAGAAGCATGGGAAGCAGGACTGGGAGGAGAAAATCAGGCCCTGGGTAGGCCCTGGGAGGAGGAAAGTAAGTCTTTGCCTCCTGGTCCTGTTTCCCTGCAGACTACGGGTCCAGCCTGGAGGAAGACATCCAAGCAGACACCAGCGGCTACCTGGAGAGGATCCTGGTGTGCCTCCTGCAGGTATCCCAGCCTAGGCTCCTGGCAGCCCCTGGTCTGGGGGATCCTAACAGCTGGGTCTCGGGGAGCAGCTCTTGGGCAAAGctgctggggtgggtggggacaaGGGCGTAGCCTGGGCTCACTGGGGACATCTCAGAGTGGTCGCAGGGCTCtcactgcagagcctcatgtctCTCCTGATGCAGCCACCTGAGGGCACCCTGGAAGTGGTGGGGAGTGCCCGTCACTGAGCAGGTCCTTCCCACCAAGCCCCAGACCAGGCACGGGGCTTCCCTTACCTCACCAAATCCCCCGGCTCCCTGTGAGGCGGCCCTTCCtactctcatttcacagatgagggaactgaggcttgaGGAGGATAACTGGCTTTGCTCAAGGCCCGCAGAGCCCCGCCTGCCCTCCTGCCCGGCTCCCCCTCTGCCCTGGCTCCTCTGGGCGGCCAGCCCGCCTTACAGAGCTGCCTCCTCCATTCTTAGGGCAGCAGGGATGACGTGAGCGGCTTTGTGGACCCAGGACTGGCCCTCCAAGATGCACAGGTGAGGCCACACATACCCTCAGCAGCTTCTGCCCTGCTGGCCACCTGGCCCACCCTTGGCCATCTAGACTCCAGGGGCTAATGCCCAGGAgcttcctccagcccctctgcctgtgGGGGTTTTCTTTGATGCTAAGGTGGGACCCAGCTCAGCTCTCTGGAGGCCTTTACCCTCTGGTGTTTGAGGAGGAAAGTAAGGGTGTTGGGGAGACTCAGAAACAGGAAGGAGAGTGACTCGGGTGGGGTCCAGCAAAGCTCTGTCCTGGCAGGAACAGCCCACGAACTTGGGGATGCCGGGCCTCCGAGGAGCAGATGTGTGTGTTCAGCTCTCTCATAGGTCTGCCTGCTGGCCGAGTGCTCAGAGATGCCCGAGGCAGAGCAAAGTCCCAGCGGGGTGACAGGGGATGTCCTGGAGCAGCTTCTGGCCGGGCACTGAGAAGAGATTTTAACTACTCAGGGATAGCAAGCTCCCCGTCAAAGAGATAATCAAGCAGAGGAGAAGGCCAACCTGGTGGGGTGGACTGAGGCTgaccctgcagccccagccctgggacgCTGGGGTTCTGTCCCTCGCCTTCTTGCTCTCCTTCACTGGCTTCCTGTGGATGTCCCAATGCTAGGATCTGTATGCAGCAGGCGAGAAGATTCGCGGGACTGATGAGATGAAATTCATCACCATCCTGTGCACGCGCAGCGCCACTCACCTGATGAGAGGtactgggagggagggagggaatgtcAGGGCCACAGTGGGGTACCCCGGCCAGAGGGCCTCTCTCTTCACACTGAATATCCAGTGTGCAGCCCTGTCAAGTcatggagctggggagagagcCAGGGAGCCCTGGACCCTCCCCCCAGCAACCAAACGGAGGTCAAAGATGGCGCATTGATGTGTGGTCTCTGCTCTGAGATGCTGGGGGCATCACACTGAGATCTGCGTGTCCCCTAAGAGAAGTCTGCTGTCCACAGTGTTTGAGGAATATGAGAAAATCGCCAACAAGAGCATTGAGGACAGCATCAAGAGTGAGACCCAGGGCTCGCTGGAGGAGGCCATGCTCACAGTGGGTAAGAACGCAGCTCCGTGCTCAGATCCACGCCTGTCCGCAGGCCACGGGGCTCGGGTAGGGCAGCACCCAGGGCGACAATAGCAAGTGACTGGATCCCTGTGTTCACCTTCAAGGGACCCACCCCAGCCCACACTCTCAGCATGTACCCTTCAGCCCAGGACACTGGAACTATTCGGGGGACCCTAGTGTCTTCAATGTACTGTGTCCGGCCAGGGATGGTTCTCTGTGCTGCCCACATGATACCCAATGCTGTGCGCCCACAtcgtgtgtgtgtgaatatgagcatgtgtgtgaatgtatgtgagagtgtgtgagtgtgtgaagtATGCACACATTTGCAGAGTTATGCCAGACCTGGGCCCTGCGCTcacccacagcagccacagaagGAACATTCTGGTTCTGATTATGGAGCCCTGAAGAAAGTCACCTTTCTGGACCTTAGCCAGGAGCCTGGTCCCTGCCTAGGTTGCTGACTGAAGAAATGATGATGTGTAGTTTGAGTCCAAACTGAGTGATTGATGGTCTGATGCTGGGGAACGTTGAGAAGCTTCCCCAAAGAGCACATTTCGGGGTCAAGAGCCGAGGGCTCAGTGAGAGGACTGATTGCAGAGTGGAGAACTGAGACCCAGGGGCAGTGGGACTTATGCTCCCCTGCTTCCCATGGTGCAGCCAAGGTCAGTGCCCCAGGGCTGGGGCGCCCACCTCCACCCTAGGCCGTCCCCATTCTGTGCGGAGCAGCAGGGGAGCACCACAATGTGTCCCACTGTGTCTCGGGGTGGACTGCAACACCTGACACTCCCCAGCAGGCTTTGACAGCTGTGATCAAATCCAGTCTCTGTCGGGGCATCTAAGCAGGCCCCGTGCTCCAGTCTCAGCTCCCAAAGTCAGCCCTGCATCCGATTTGAACAACCTCCTGAGTAAAATCCTTGGGCAGGGAAAAGTGAAGGACACAGCGGTGCTACCCTCCCATGCTGGGCGCTTCCTATTCGTTTCTCCCTGAATACTCAGATCCCTTACCTCACAGATGGGGACAATGCAAGGCAGAGAGGTCAGGTGATGAAGTCACCCAGTGCTATCAAGGTGGGGTTTGAACCCCCGCCTGCCTCACTCGAAGCCCACGCTCCTGCTGCCCTGGTTAAAACTCCAGCCTCCCCTACACCCCTACCCCAGATGCCGAGTCTCTGAAGCAGCATCCACAAAAGCGAGTGTGGGGTCAGACGCCCCTAGGTGCCCCAAGGCTCCAGGGCTGAGCCCCTCTTGCCACAGGGGAATTCGACCTGCAGGGGCCTTGCCAAGAAATGACACGTAAAGTAGGCACTCTGAGGCTGGGGGTCGCCATAACTGGGGCTCCTCACTGGAGCTGAGTGTCTAGATTCCCAGCAGAGCTTTCTCTGGGGCGTCAGAGCCCAGAAGCAGCCCTGGGCAGAGCTGTGCTCTgacaggccagccctggggccccaGTGTGCTTAATGCTCACCCTTTgcctgcctgctctgtgcccttgGACCTGTGCCCAGTGCCCCAggcttccttccttgtcccaccGCACCTGACACAAAGCCTCTCATTTTGAAACTATGCAGGGCACAAATAAATAGGCCTCAAATAGTGCATAACGCTAACCCTTAAGACCCGAGACAagacataaacaaacaaacatgtgcACAATGTCGCCTACAGTCTCTAGCTGTTAAGAGACCTTTCCTGTGTTCCAGTGAAATGCACCCGGAACCTCCACAGCTACTTTGCGGAGCGACTTTACTACGCCATGAAGGTAACTGTTCCGTCTTCTGTGCCCCTGCTGTCAACCCTTTGTGGCACCAAGTGTAAAGCCAAGGAGCTCAGAGCCACCCCTGTCGTTGACACTTGGGCCTTCTCGTGTCCCAGCCTCTTGTAATCAGAAGGGTTTAGTTCTCAGAGGGCAGAGCAAGTCCGGAGGAGGCTGAACCTGAGCAGATGCATTCACAGGTGTTCACTGCCCTGAACTTTGACAACAATCCTGCGAGGCCTGTGTCATGACTGCCATCCCAGAGATGGTGAAACTAGGGCTcgtggtcaaggtcacacagctgggaactgGCAGAGCCTtgatctgaacccaggccagtCCAGTTGTCCTTTTCACCCCACCACGTGGCCTTCTTGAGAAAGCACAGGTCAGGATGGCCAGGAAACCAAGGCACCCTGTGGATGGACCAGTTCAGAGGGAGATGGCTGCATGCAGAGGCTTGACTTTCCTGCATGGGTGCCCATCTGGGTTTGCCTGTTGCTCAGAAGGCAGCACTAGCCACTCAAACAGAGGCCCTTGCCATTTGTATCAGGTGGAATTTCTGATATCTGGAACCAAACTGAAAAACAGACAGTCCAATTAATTCCCTGAGGCTGAAGTCAGTGCTCACCAGGTGGCTTATACCACCCGGACCAAGGACCTTAAGCTCTCTGGCAGGCAATGAGAGAGGGCTTGGGATTCCCTTGACCACATGGCTCTATCTGACATGAGACTAGGCAAAGATAACAGTGAGCGGGGAGGTCCTGCTTGTGAATTGGCCAGTTCAGCTGAATTTCATGATGTTGCTGCCCTAGGAAGAAGTCTTATTTCTGGAGCAGTGAGTATTTTGTGTCTAGAGTCTTGTGTGGCAAAGCACGCACTGCAGTTGGGGCACCTCGCTTCTAAGAGGGGAAGAGACATGGGCAGTGAGTGAGAAGAGAGTGAGGACATAAACCCTAAGCCGCTAAAGCATCCCTCTTAGCGCTTCCCCCGCTGAAGCAGAGGCTCGTTCCTGCATCTCCATCCCCTCTGAAAGCCTGCTGGACCCAGATTTGTCCATCATCCCAGAGATGGAGTGGAAAGGCGAGATGTGACTTTTTTCTGCTGTCTCTTATCCAGGGAGCTGGGACGTCCGATGGGACCCTGATAAGAAACATTGTTTCAAGGAGCGAGATCGACTTAAATCTTATCAAGTGTCAATTCGAGAAGATGTACGGCAAGACCCTCAGCAGCATGATCATGGTAAGCCATGAGTTTCCAATTCCAGCACCAGTTTGAAACGGACACATTCCTGGGAGACCTGGTTTCTGTGACCAATGTTGCAAGTCACGTGTGTCCATCCTTTCCCGGTGGGTGTCACACTCTTGCATTCATTGCCCTGTGGGATGCACAGGGATCAGCAAGGAGGTCGTGTGGCTAAGGCCTGGAGGGGAGTCGGGGAGGGCCCTGTACATCGTGCTCAGAGGGTTGGCTTTGCATTTGAGTTGTGGTTGCCCCTTTGAAAATGACACATGGAATTCTTGCAGAAGGAACCATAGTGGAAGAGTCAACGAGAGTAAATATTCTAGTGGGAACGGAGGCGTAGCATTCAAATCCAGATTTAAGTAGTCCTGGCAGCAAAATCTTAGGGAGATAAATCAGATGGGCTCCAGTGGGTTGCCTAACCAGATTCCAGTTAGCGAAACTTCTGGAGCCGAGAAAAAGCAGAGTGGTTATCACACTGCTTTAACTTCGAGAGAAATAGCTCTTCTAGCTCTTAATGCAAATTAAGGCCTTGACAACTTCATGAACAGAAGTCAAATCAGGAGAAATGTATCCCTGAGTCTTCACTGGCTGGTAAGTCTCTGGTTATTCTACAAATGTCTATTGTTAATTACACTTTCCAAGAAACACATAGCTTACGACATGTTTGAAAAAACATTTCTGCTTTAGGATGTTTCAGAATGGGGCAgtggggggctgggagggtggaATCACTCTGTTTGTTTTAGGCTTTCCAGCCAGTCTTGTCAAGAGACAGGAGGGCTAGACACAAACCAGCCCAGGCTACTGCCGTGTCACCCACAGAGATGGCTTCCCAGCCCACATGTCATGAATTCCTTCAACCATACACGGTTCTGTGGCGTTGGGGGGATTTCTGTTCCTTCTCACCATTCCAGGTAGACTTCAGAAGAACAAAAACACTGAGTGAAAATGATCACTTTGACCCACCTAAGGTGTAGACCTCATGATGCAGGTAGACTTAGCAGGCTAGTTAGTGCATAATGGAGCCCCTGGTCTAGACACAGACGAAGCCCACCCTCTGAGATTGCGTCAAGCTGTCACTTAAGAAAATTTGGGTAGAATTGTGAATAAGTTagccaaatattttctttttagtatagACCACTTTCTGTAGACATCATCAAAGCCCAAAAATAATTCCCAACAGTGATACCAGCATTAAAATCTCCTGCatagaaattaatagaaaaatgtataaaaatccCATGTATAATTTTATACCCGCACCtttgaaaagatagacaaaatgaatagttttatttttagaaaaaacaaCTATATTACAAACATTGTTCTGtaagtagtaaaaaaaattttaaatgtggttAAAAATTTcaggcccaggggccagccccgtggccaagtggttgaagttccacACGCTcggcttcagtagcccaggtttgcaggttcggatcctgggcacagacctactttgctcatcagccatgctctggaggcatcccacatccaaaatagaggaagactgacacaaatgttagctcagcgtgaatcttcctcaccaaaaaaaaaaaaaaaaaaccaaacaatttcAGGCCCAAATGATTTAGAAGCAAACTTGACTAAACAGTTCAAGAATAGATGGTTTCTATGAGACATAAAGGACTATAGAGCAGAGAAAAGTGGAACTAGCCCCCAGCCCTACCACTTACTCAGTAGGTGACCTTGGATGAATCCAGTGCCCTCTCTTGCTCCCATTTTTCTCAACCACGTAAAGAGGGAGTCGGATGATAAGCCCTCTCCTGTTCCTCTGGCTCTGTGTGCAGGTCCTTAAACAGCAGTCCTATCAGGACCTGCCTAGTAGCCAAGGGGGCCTGGTAGACCACAGAAATGGGGCTCAGCCATTGGGCCTGTGGGGTCTATCCTATTGGGAGATGAACTCTGCTTGACCCCTACGTGAGCCAGCTGCTGGGCAGAGTGATGAAGGGACTTGCCTCGGCCATGGGGTCAGTGAGCGATAGAGCCGTGTTCCAGGTTCTTTCTGGGCCCAAGGCCCAGACTCTCTCTACCTGACCCTCTGCAACATCAGGTGTGACAGTGGGCACCTGCTCTCAGCCCCGGTTCCCTGATCTGCAATAGTGGTGTTGAATAAGTGATGGATCGTGTTGGATAGATGAATGGCCAGGCACACCTGGGTCCTGAATGAATCACAGGGAAGAGCCCTGGGGCAACTGATGGGGTAAGGGAATCGCCTAAATGCCTTCCTGACTCAAGAGCAGAACTGTGTCTGTGATTCGTTCTAAGAGAATCAAAAGAAGGTACAAAGGAATAGcctgaaatggaaaacaaggaaAGGTGGAGGACATAGCGTGGGGCCTGTGGTATAGGAGCGGCACAGGGGTGCGCCAGGCCTCCCCACAGGGAGCAAGACTCCTAATAATAATGAGAACATTGGTCTTGACGGAGGCAACTCAGAGCAGGCCAGTGTCGCAAACACCCCTCTTCTAACTCTTGTGTCCCTTCTGTCTTCAGGAAGACACCAGTGGCGACTACAAGAACGCCCTGCTGAACCTGGTGGGTGGCAACCCCTGAAGGCTCAGAGGACGAGAGCAAAGGCCAAGAAGCCAGAGCCACCAGGCCCTGCTTGCTCAACCTTGGCCATGGATGCGGGCGGGGGGTGGGGCACAGCAAGACCTTCAGTCTTCTATCTCCCAGCTTCCGGTGCTTTACAGCCAGTTTTTCCAACCCAGGGGGGAGGGATCAGCCTAGGCCActtccctcctccatcctcccaggACAGTTCCAGGAGGCAGCACATCGCCAACCTCAGCACACACCTAGCCTGACAAAGGGCTTGGTGTAAAGGGGTCTGCAGGGGCTCGTGGtcctttcttcctgccttacACAGGGGCTTCCCAAGCTTGGTTGATCAGGGTCCCTTGGGCACAGGTTACACGGAtacccagccccacccccatccaTGAGTCTGGATCTGCAGAGAAGGGACCAGGAAATGTGGAATTTTAATAAGCATCTCAGCCGATATGCTTCTCTTTCAagaaccagagagaaggctgtgaGAGCCTGTTTCAGAGCACACACTCCTGGCAGCTGAGAAAAGGACACATATATCCGGGCCAACTGGGATGTCACTAACATTCATTCACCAGCCTCATCGAAAAATGTTAGGCTATAGGTAGCAAAATTCTCTCAGCGTCCTACTAACCAAGAAAGCTACGGATCGGTGTCCAGACCCAAGGACGCTGTACTCCAAGAGGCCCAGCCTTCTCCAGTCATTGATCAAATTAGCTGATTTTTCCTCCCATGACATGAACACGGAGCATCTCTTAACCCAACTGAATGGTGACAGGAACTGGTCACTGGGAGAAGCTGAGATGCCTGTGCTGTGCGTTTCAGAATAATAAAGATTTACACATTCTACTTCAAGTGTCTTTGGATGTTCAACAGTGACTGAAGTAGGACTAATTTAATTTGTCAGTGGATATAAAAGAAATGTGATTAAAAAACACTTTGGGGATCAAAACTGAGCCCCCAGGTGGGAATTTCCCTGTGGGAACACTGAGCTGTGCCTGCTGTCACCCTGGGGATGACTCCTTCCATTCACCTCCTGATTTAGAGCCTAGATCCTGGCATCTCA from Equus asinus isolate D_3611 breed Donkey chromosome 2, EquAss-T2T_v2, whole genome shotgun sequence includes these protein-coding regions:
- the LOC106831377 gene encoding annexin A8, which encodes MAWWKAWIEQEGVAVKGSPHFNPDPDAETLYKAMKGIGTNEQAITDVLTRRSNAQRQQIAKSFKAQFGKDLTETLKSELSGKFERLIVALMYLPYRYEAKELHDAMKGLGTKEGVIIEILASRTKNQLREIMKAYEEDYGSSLEEDIQADTSGYLERILVCLLQGSRDDVSGFVDPGLALQDAQDLYAAGEKIRGTDEMKFITILCTRSATHLMRVFEEYEKIANKSIEDSIKSETQGSLEEAMLTVVKCTRNLHSYFAERLYYAMKGAGTSDGTLIRNIVSRSEIDLNLIKCQFEKMYGKTLSSMIMEDTSGDYKNALLNLVGGNP